From Mangifera indica cultivar Alphonso unplaced genomic scaffold, CATAS_Mindica_2.1 Un_0001, whole genome shotgun sequence, the proteins below share one genomic window:
- the LOC123205104 gene encoding uncharacterized protein LOC123205104 isoform X2 gives MAEAAVNAVIEVGKCLIGLIGRQFMYLYNYKTNFDKLEKEAGRLKDARDEVKAKVVDAENNVKKIKRTVKNWQRHVDSILEETDKLIQEKSNGSCFNLITCYKNGRKAWKKLNAITELLQEKETFAGVSLSTAHEVIRLTNKDYEEFESRRSIFNGVLKALDDPEVGVIGVYGMGGIGKTTLVKEVGQQAKKNPKLNEVVFVEVSDKPDTKKIQDELAYQLGVTFHTEAERASKLCARLKKDTNVLVILDNIWEQLDLEALGIPCGDDRGGCKLLLTARDLNVLSSMDSKNNFLMGVLSEEEAWSLFKKMAGDIVDQRNKLGSLPNEVCNECQGLPIVITTIARALRNKQSCSEWRAARRKLREPSPTEFAVVLGNGYSKIELSYNYLKSNELKKTLLICSLMKNDTTISYLFKLIMGLDKLNGANLSMEQARDEVASLVGELKYSCLLLDGSTSERFSMHDVVRSIAIIIAYKDHVFTERNDFGREWSNEKQLKKCTMISLADCHMISGILPLNCPELEFFSSRMDNPFEIHEDFFVGMGILKVLSFLNLDVLSLPTSLGLLTNLQTLCLDYGTFSDVTIIGELRKLKILSLQCCKIKQLPKEIGNLIRLQFLDLSYCEQLEVIVPNVMSSLLQLEELYVRGCTILQKVGILKELKGLSKLTTLEIEISDDQILQEDFFSKKFERYDISIGNGATGFCGFYISGDDCKYMHVESWQLIEHADLRMRKLNLNSFIWHKELQLLSNVEFLCVDKLQSIKNDLSELSKEGFSKLKYLYVHNNPNIVCIVDSTKCISHQVFPLLESLIVFNLINLEKICYGLPSTEFFYCLKFMEVNSCDKLENIFSFSNASRSLSQLQLIKVEDCKNLAEIFAVESKNRASKNEVIDKIEFCQLRFLKLRALPRIASFYSNINSEDVEIDTVIPFFDEKVIFPSLEALELKAINFEKIWDDKLPTTSCCYQNLERLIVDGCQKLKFVFPSSIIENFKQLQHLEISCCKELKEIVAKEETEGTTTFIFPRIVFLKLRELPELTTFYHDKHNSNWPMLKELEVRDCDRLDIFTSEYKVVVPNSEVLELRSVNCEILWDSQLVATSSCYQNLTSLILNGCKKLKCVFLPYMVKSFEQLEHIEICNCSVLKEIISKEVEANKTFVFPQVTFLKLENLPELATFYPGVHTSEWPMLKKLEVCNCDKIKIFTSEYMSFPDNNEGQHDIWAKHFLFLVDKINPNLEKLTLSRADDVIKFLHQFSENLCRCTIEIKQDKSANILVGILQRSVKLEKLILSECSYEEIFTCGEDGKHIKILIQIKSLELRFLSYAKYLWGKGSKLDSLLQNLEVLEVNYCPRMINVLPSSASFENLTVLNVVSCEGLMNLLTPAMAKNLVQLREMKIERCKLITEIVSNKTEDVAAEDEIVFGKLKFLSLHYLQGLRYFYSGNYALKFPFLEELTVEECPMMKTFSVGNLNTPSLQKVQRNTWDENILDCESDLNAIIQRLYEEGIPNLKELTLSRADDMIKLLHQFPENLCRCTIEIEQDKSTNISVGILQGSVKLEKLILSDCSYIEIFTCGEDEKHTKILMHVKSLELRYLSYAKYLWGKGSKLDSLLQNLEVLEVYDCDRMINVLPSSASFENLTVLNVVSCDGLMNLLTPAIAKNLVQLREMKIESCKLITEIVSNKTEDVAPEDEIVFGKLKLLSLRRLQNLICFYFGNYALKFPSLEELTVDDCPTMMTFSFGNLNTQSLQKVQQDWWDKGKWSWEGDLNATIQRLHEEENLENLTLSRADVMVKLLHQFPENFCRCTIEIEQDKSANISVGILQRSVKLEKLILSGCSYEEIFTCGEDEKHIKILIQIKSLKLYFLSYAKYLWGKGSKLDSLLQNLEVLKVDYCPRMINVLPSSASFENLTILNVVSCAGLMNLLTLAMAKNLVQLRKMKIEYCEMMTEIVSNKTEDVAAEDEIVFGKLKFLSLRYLRSLICFYSGNYALKFPSLEELTVEECTMMKTFSVGNLNTPSLQKVQQDRQDKGKWSWEGDLNATIQLLYEKKNIQSSGRIQSKLQLNLWNRALLIVVCEALLRPKFPVLSNSGIILSVAKLSPGHAAYHYLASYQNGKFVLAYCKFPCVDLLKLAEAFLSKNRLWILCFLGSLNCPVFPEPTSAIAYTCCACYGIMAAVGFFCRIQSQIFSTSLPRFSVLLSCFLWSTVAAQRFHFLVFTAIESCLSLNAVCSIFYSPVLQSV, from the exons ATGGCAGAAGCTGCTGTGAATGCTGTTATAGAAGTTGGAAAGTGCTTAATTGGTCTGATCGGGCGTCAGTTTATGTACTTGTACAACTACAAAACCAACTTTGACAAACTTGAAAAAGAAGCTGGAAGGCTGAAGGATGCAAGAGATGAGGTGAAGGCTAAGGTTGTTGATGCTGAAAATAATGTGAAAAAGATCAAACGGACTGTTAAGAACTGGCAGAGGCATGTGGATTCCATCCTTGAAGAAACAGACAAGCTGATTCAGGAGAAATCAAACGGCAGTTGTTTCAACTTGATCACTTGCTACAAAAATGGCAGGAAAGCATGGAAAAAGCTGAACGCTATAACTGAACTTCTTCaggaaaaagaaacatttgCGGGAGTTTCTCTTTCTACCGCTCACGAAGTCATTCGGCTCACTAACAAAGATTATGAGGAATTTGAATCAAGAAGGTCAATTTTCAACGGTGTACTTAAGGCATTAGATGATCCTGAGGTGGGAGTTATTGGGGTTTATGGGATGGGCGGAATTGGTAAAACCACACTGGTCAAAGAAGTTGGTCAACAAGCCAAGAAAAACCCGAAATTGAATGAGGTGGTTTTCGTAGAGGTATCTGATAAACCAGATACTAAAAAGATTCAAGATGAACTTGCGTATCAGTTAGGTGTGACATTTCATACGGAGGCTGAACGAGCGAGCAAGTTGTGTGCGAGACTGAAGAAAGATACGAACGTgcttgtaattttagataatatatggGAACAATTAGATTTGGAGGCTCTCGGTATTCCTTGTGGAGATGACCGTGGGGGATGTAAATTATTGCTGACAGCAAGAGATCTTAATGTATTATCTAGTATGGATTCTAAGAATAATTTCTTGATGGGCGTCTTAAGCGAAGAAGAAGCTTGGAGCTTGTTTAAGAAGATGGCAG GTGATATTGTTGATCAAAGAAATAAGCTGGGTTCTCTGCCGAATGAAGTATGCAATGAATGTCAGGGTTTGCCAATTGTTATTACTACCATAGCGAGAGCATTAAGAAACAAGCAAAGTTGCTCTGAATGGAGAGCTGCCAGGCGAAAACTAAGAGAGCCTTCTCCAACAGAGTTTGCAGTTGTGCTAGGAAATGGATATTCAAAGATTGAGTTGAGTTACAATTATCTAAAAAGCAACGAGCTCAAGAAAACTTTGCTAATTTGTAGCCTAATGAAAAATGATACTACCATTTCATACTTGTTCAAACTCATTATGGGCTTAGATAAATTGAATGGAGCTAACCTTTCTATGGAACAAGCACGAGATGAGGTAGCAAGTCTTGTTGGTGAACTCAAGTATTCTTGTTTGTTGCTTGATGGTTCAACCAGTGAACGGTTTTCCATGCATGATGTTGTTCGTTCAATTGCCATAATAATTGCATATAAAGATCATGTATTTACAGAGCGAAATGACTTTGGGAGGGAATGGTCAAAtgaaaaacaattgaaaaaatgcACTATGATCTCACTAGCTGATTGTCATATGATTAGTGGGATTTTGCCTTTGAATTGTCCAGAACTTGAATTTTTCAGTTCAAGGATGGACAATCCTTTTGAAATCCATGAAGATTTTTTTGTGGGGATGGGAATTCTCAAGGTTCTAAGTTTCTTAAACCTAGATGTATTGTCCTTGCCAACATCTCTTGGTCTTCTCACAAATCTTCAAACGTTATGTTTGGATTATGGGACATTTTCAGATGTAACAATCATTGGAGAGTTGAGAAAACTAAAGATTCTTAGCTTGCAATGTTGTAAAATTAAGCAGTTGCCTAAAGAAATAGGTAACTTGATTCGGTtacaatttttagatttaagttATTGTGAGCAACTAGAAGTTATTGTACCAAATGTTATGTCAAGCTTATTGCAATTGGAAGAATTGTATGTGAGAGGATGTACAATTTTGCAGAAGGTTGGCATTCTTAAAGAGTTGAAGGGTTTGTCCAAATTGACAACTTTAGAAATAGAAATTTCAGATGATCAAATTTTGCAAGAAGACTTCTTCTCCAAAAAGTTTGAAAGGTACGATATATCAATTGGAAATGGGGCTACTGGTTTTTGTGGGTTCTACATATCGGGTGATGATTGTAAGTACATGCATGTTGAAAGTTGGCAGCTAATTGAGCATGCTGATTTAAGAATGCGGAAACTGAATCTTAATTCTTTCATCTGGCACAAGGAATTGCAGTTGTTATCAAATGTTGAATTCTTATGCGTAGACAAATTGCAAAGTATCAAGAATGATCTCTCCGAATTAAGCAAGGAGggtttttctaaattaaaatatctctaTGTCCATAATAATCCTAACATTGTGTGCATTGTTGACTCAACAAAGTGCATTTCTCATCAGGTCTTTCCACTCCTGGAGTCTCTGATTGTTTTCAACTTGATTAACTTGGAAAAGATATGCTATGGTCTACCCTCAACAGAGTTTTTCTACTGCTTAAAATTTATGGAAGTGAACAGTTGTGATAAGTTGGAAAATATCTTCTCATTTTCCAATGCTAGCAGAAGCCTTTCACAACTTCAATTAATTAAGGTGGAAGATTGCAAGAATTTGGCTGAGATTTTTGCTGTTGAAAGTAAAAATAGAGCAAGCAAAAATGAAGTAATTGATAAGATTGAATTCTGTCAATTACGCTTCTTGAAGTTGCGTGCACTTCCAAGGATTGCAAGTTTTTACTCAAATATCAATTCCGAGGATGTGGAAATTGATACTGTCATACCATTTTTCGACGAAAAG GTTATTTTCCCGAGTTTGGAAGCCTTAGAGCTTAAAGCAATTAATTTTGAGAAGATTTGGGATGACAAACTTCCAACAACCTCTTGTTGTTATCAGAATTTGGAAAGATTGATTGTCGATGGTTGTCAAAagctaaaatttgtatttccgTCATCTATAATCGAAAACTTTAAACAGCTTCAACACCTTGAGATAAGTTGTTGTAAGGAATTAAAGGAGATTGTTGCTAAAGAAGAAACAGAGGGTACTACTACATTTATCTTTCCAAGGATAGTCTTTCTGAAACTCAGAGAATTGCCCGAGCTTACAACTTTCTACCATGATAAACACAACTCAAATTGGCCCATGTTAAAGGAGTTGGAGGTGCGTGATTGTGACAGACTAGACATATTTACTTCAGAATATAAG GTTGTTGTCCCCAATTCGGAGGTCTTAGAACTGCGTTCAGTCAATTGTGAAATACTCTGGGATAGTCAACTTGTGGCAACTTCTTCTTGCTATCAAAACTTGACAAGTTTGATCTTGAATGGTtgtaaaaaactaaaatgtgtATTTTTACCATACATGGTGAAAAGTTTTGAGCAGCTTGAACACATTGAGATATGCAATTGTAGTGTTTTGAAGGAGATTATTTCAAAAGAAGTGGAAGCAAACAAGACATTTGTATTTCCACAAGTAACTTTCCTAAAACTGGAGAATTTGCCCGAACTTGCAACTTTTTATCCTGGAGTACACACTTCTGAATGGCCGATGTTAAAGAAGTTGGAGGTGTGTaattgtgataaaataaaaatattcacttCAGAATATATGAGCTTCCCTGATAATAATGAGGGTCAACATGATATTTGGGCGAAACATTTCCTCTTCTTGGTGGACAAG ATTAACCCCAATTTGGAGAAATTAACCCTGAGCAGAGCGGATGACGTGATAAAATTTCTGCATCAGTTTTCAGAAAACTTGTGTAGATGTACAATTGAGATCAAACAGGATAAATCTGCCAACATTTTGGTTGGCATCCTTCAGAGATCGGTTAAGCTGGAAAAACTCATACTCAGTGAGTGTTCATATGAGGAGATATTTACATGTGGAGAGGATGGGAAACATATAAAGAtcttgatacaaataaaaagttTGGAGTTGCGTTTTCTTTCTTATGCAAAGTACCTTTGGGGAAAAGGCTCCAAACTAGActctcttcttcaaaatcttgaagTTCTAGAAGTAAATTATTGTCCTAGAATGATAAATGTTCTGCCATCCTCAGCATCTTTTGAGAATCTAACAGTTCTGAATGTAGTTTCGTGTGAGGGATTGATGAACTTACTCACACCTGCAATGGCAAAAAATTTGGTCCAGTTGagagaaatgaaaattgaaaggTGCAAATTAATAACAGAAATAGTATCAAATAAGACAGAAGATGTAGcagcagaagatgaaattgtttttggcaAACTGAAGTTCTTGTCACTTCACTACTTGCAAGGTCTTAGATACTTCTACTCTGGGAATTATGCATTGAAATTCCCGTTTTTGGAAGAATTAACTGTAGAAGAATGTCCTATGATGAAGACTTTCTCTGTGGGAAACTTAAACACACCAAGTTTACAGAAAGTTCAACGTAATACGTGGGATGAAAACATATTGGACTGCGAGAGTGACCTAAATGCAATTATACAACGACTGTACGAAGAAGGG ATTCCCAATTTGAAGGAATTAACCCTAAGCAGAGCGGATGACATGATAAAATTGCTGCATCAGTTTCCAGAAAACCTTTGTAGATGTACAATTGAGATCGAACAGGATAAATCTACCAATATTTCAGTTGGCATTCTTCAGGGATCGGTTAAACTGGAAAAACTCATACTCAGTGACTGCTCATATATAGAGATTTTTACATGTGGAGAGGATGAGAAACATACAAAGATCTTGATGCACGTAAAAAGTTTGGAGTTGCGTTATCTTTCTTATGCAAAGTACCTTTGGGGAAAAGGCTCCAAACTAGActctcttcttcaaaatcttgagGTTCTAGAAGTATATGATTGTGATAGAATGATAAACGTTCTGCCATCCTCAGCATCTTTTGAGAATCTAACAGTTCTGAATGTAGTTTCGTGTGATGGATTGATGAACTTACTCACACCTGCAATAGCAAAAAATTTGGTCCAGTTGagagaaatgaaaattgaaagttGCAAATTAATAACAGAAATAGTATCAAATAAGACGGAAGATGTAGCAccagaagatgaaattgtttttggcaAACTGAAGTTGTTGTCACTTCGCCGCTTACAAAATCTCATATGCTTCTACTTTGGGAATTATGCATTGAAATTCCCGTCTTTGGAAGAATTAACTGTAGATGACTGTCCTACGATGATGACTTTCTCTTTTGGAAACTTAAATACACAAAGTTTACAGAAAGTTCAACAAGATTGGTGGGATAAAGGCAAATGGAGTTGGGAGGGTGACCTAAATGCAACCATACAACGATTGCATGAAGAAGAG AATTTGGAGAACTTAACCCTAAGCAGAGCGGATGTCATGGTAAAATTGCTGCATCAGTTTCCAGAGAACTTTTGTAGATGTACAATTGAGATTGAACAGGATAAATCTGCCAATATTTCGGTTGGCATCCTTCAGAGATCGGTTAAGCTGGAAAAACTCATACTCAGTGGCTGTTCATATGAGGAGATATTTACATGTGGAGAGGATGAGAAACATATAAAGAtcttgatacaaataaaaagtttgaagttgtattttctttcttatgcaAAGTACCTTTGGGGAAAAGGCTCCAAACTAGActctcttcttcaaaatcttgaagTTCTAAAAGTAGATTATTGTCCTAGAATGATAAATGTTCTGCCATCCTCAGCATCTTTTGAGAATCTAACAATTCTGAATGTAGTTTCGTGTGCTGGATTGATGAACTTACTCACACTTGCAATGGCAAAAAATTTGGTCCagttgagaaaaatgaaaattgaatattGCGAAATGATGACAGAAATAGTATCAAATAAGACAGAAGATGTAGcagcagaagatgaaattgtttttggcaAACTGAAGTTCTTGTCACTTCGCTACTTACGAAGTCTCATATGCTTCTACTCTGGGAATTATGCATTGAAATTCCCGTCTTTGGAAGAATTAACTGTAGAAGAATGTACTATGATGAAGACTTTCTCTGTAGGAAACTTAAATACACCAAGTTTACAGAAAGTTCAACAAGATCGGCAGGACAAAGGCAAATGGAGTTGGGAGGGTGACCTAAATGCAACCATACAACTACTGTACGAAAAAAAG AATATTCAGAGTTCTGGAAGGATACAGAGCAAACTTCAATTAAATCTCTGGAATAGAGCTCTTTTGATTGTGGTTTGTGAGGCATTACTGCGGCCCAAGTTTCCTGTGTTGAG CAATTCTGGAATCATCCTTTCTGTCGCAAAGCTCTCTCCTGGCCACGCAGCTTATCATTACTTGGCAAGCTATCAAAATGGGAAGTTTGTGCTTGCATACTGCAAGTTTCCTTGCGTTGATTTAT